A window from Branchiostoma lanceolatum isolate klBraLanc5 chromosome 9, klBraLanc5.hap2, whole genome shotgun sequence encodes these proteins:
- the LOC136441427 gene encoding zinc finger protein 678-like, with the protein MESRAKEEEKSDKSGESSTHMDQQYGVDDSENCDKQKIEKQYTCEECNRHFNRAGNLKRHMKIHTGEKPHVCEVCNRQFSQLVTLKEHIRTHTGEKPQHYLDSNRKFSQLGGLKLHMRTHSGERPYRCEECSRQFSGLGILKAHIRTHTGEKPYKCKECSMQFSLQGPLTVHMRTHTGERPYGCDECGKQFISLSNLKRHMRTHTGERPYRCDGCTMQYKDLSTLKRHIHMRTHTGEKPYRCDECNKQFGRLSTLKIHMLTHTGEKPYKCGECNKGFTKLFDLKTHIRTHTGEKPHCCGECSKQFSTPSNLKRHMRTHTGEKPYKCEACSRQFSVLGSLKIHMRTHTGEKPYSCEECSKQFIELSSMKRHMRTHTGEKPYRCEECSKQFTTLSNLKVHMRTHTGYRSRV; encoded by the exons ATGGAAAGCagagccaaagaagaagagaagtCGGACAAGTCGGGAGAAAGTTCGACACACATGGATCAACAGTACGGAGTTGACGATAGTGAAAACTGTGACAAACAGAAAATAGAGAAACAATACACATGTGAGGAGTGTAATAGGCACTTCAATAGGGCGGGCAATCTAAAGAGGCATATGAagattcacactggtgagaaaccgcacGTGTGTGAGGTGTGCAACAGGCAGTTTAGTCAGCTGGTTACTCTAAAGGAACACAtccgaactcacacaggtgagaagccgcAGCATTACCTAGACTCCAATCGAAAGTTCAGTCAATTGGGCGGACTGAAGttacacatgcggactcacagtGGTGAGAGACCATAccgatgtgaggagtgtagcaggcaatTTTCTGGACTCGGTATTCTGAAGGCGCATATAAGAACTCACACGGGcgagaaaccgtacaagtgtaAAGAGTGCAGCATGCAGTTCAGCCTGCAGGGTCCTCTGACGGTGCACATGCGGACACATACAGGGGAGAGACCGTACGGGTGTGATGAGTGTGGCAAGCAGTTCATTTCACTGTCAAATCTCAaaagacacatgcggactcacactggtgaaagACCGTACAGGTGTGATGGGTGTACCATGCAGTACAAAGACCTATCAACTCtcaagagacacat acacatgagaactcacaccggtgagaaaccgtacagatgtgatGAGTGCAACAAGCAGTTCGGTCGGCTGAGCACTCTGAAGATACACATGCTGACacacaccggagagaaaccgtacaagtgtgggGAGTGTAACAAAGGGTTCACTAAGCTGTTTGATCTCAAGACACACAtccggactcacacaggggaaaaaccgCACTGTTGTGGGGAGTGTAGCAAACAGTTTAGTACCCCATCAAatctaaagagacacatgcggactcacactggtgagaaaccgtacaagtgcGAGGCGTGCAGTCGGCAGTTCAGTGTGCTTGGTTCCCTAAAaatacatatgagaactcacacaggtgagaaaccgtatagttgtgaggagtgcagcaagcagtttatTGAGCTGTCTAGcatgaagagacacatgcggactcacaccggtgagaaaccgtacagatgtgaggagtgtagcaaacAATTTACTACGTTGTCTAATCTGAAGGTacatatgcggactcacactggttaCAGATCGcgtgtgtga